In Sphingomonas sp. PAMC26645, one DNA window encodes the following:
- a CDS encoding metalloregulator ArsR/SmtB family transcription factor — MELDRAVVAFAALAQSTRLRTVQFLVGHDGREVRASDIAAALEIPSNTMSTHLAILSRAGLVQSVRNGREVLYSADRKAVSELLGLAGDTILSTHHRPMVKPGD, encoded by the coding sequence ATGGAATTGGATCGTGCCGTCGTCGCCTTCGCAGCTCTCGCCCAGTCGACCAGACTGCGCACCGTTCAGTTCCTCGTGGGTCACGACGGCCGCGAGGTACGTGCGAGCGACATCGCGGCCGCACTGGAGATCCCATCGAACACGATGTCCACGCATCTGGCCATCTTGAGCCGTGCGGGCTTGGTCCAGTCCGTCAGGAACGGTCGGGAAGTCCTGTATAGCGCCGATCGCAAAGCGGTCAGCGAACTGCTCGGTCTCGCAGGCGATACTATCCTATCCACGCACCATCGCCCCATGGTCAAGCCTGGGGACTAG